Genomic window (Cucumis sativus cultivar 9930 chromosome 2, Cucumber_9930_V3, whole genome shotgun sequence):
CTCAGGACAGTAGTTATACTAATACTGCTGCTCATTTAACTTACTGACGATTCTAAACCATTTATTTTCACTTGAAATACTTTTAAAGTGGTTCATTGTACTAGttgaaaaacattaatattgTGGTCAATCTACTTGATTTTCattgataatttttctttttcattatgtggtatgtttttcctttGGTGGTGGATGTAGTCAGCTGGTTAAAATACTTATCAAACTTTTGAGAGTAAACCTTCCATCAGTTTTAGAACAATATAggtcaaatttaaaattcagttcatctaaaataatatttaaataaacagAAAGCCCTGGTTAATTTGACTGAAACCATATGTTGATACGTTCcaataaagaaattgtttcaaagttttcacaaaaatttaaaattaaaatagcaataggaaaagaaaactaaaatggtGGGATTTTGTAATCTTCAAGAATGCAGCTTTTTAGAAAAGCAGATATAAAGATCTGGGGGTTATGAGGAGGAACCAGAGTCTGGAGATGAGAGAAAAGAGACAAACACCCACATGGCTTAAGAGAAAgccataaataataatatatctttttttatagttttaaaaaaataataataagataacaaaatcaaaggaTCATTTGCTTCATTTTACGCcaagacaaaaaagaaaaaagaaaaaccaatcaTCCCCacattcttctcttctccttcagttttgatttttcttttttcctttttctattttgtatcTTTCacttttgtgaagaaaaataccttCCCCTTCCTTCCATGCACTCatcccttctcttcttctcataAAAAATGTCTGACCCCATTGCTAAGAACAGTCTTTGTCAACCCAAAAAAATCCCACACCCCACATGAACCCATcctttttataaaacaaagtaaaaggagactattttgttttttacctCAACAGAAGAACATTCAGTCTTCCCCTGTATCAATAATCTGCAGATAGAAGATGAACTCAATTAACCAATGTaagttttggaaataaaaaatggcaGAAAGTTGAACCAAACTCATGTCTTAATTCATACCAtcatgtttcttcttcaaatttctaatGAAAAGCAAGCAAATGACAAGAAATCCCACTCCTGCTGCCCCTCCTAATATCACAGCCACTGTCTTTCCTGTGTTTTGCCCCATCCCTAACACCAAAAATGTAACctttcatattaaaatacatttgCTAAAAATCAACCACACAAGTTTAGTTGacattcaaagaaaaacaaaatcccTTCTTTTATCAGTAACGAGGATGAACTTCTTCAGGTAATGTTTCATTAACTTGTGTTTGGTTTTGAGGTTTATAGAAGTAGACGTGTTGTTTCAATGATATTGCGTATCAAATCAGTGGAATAGCATATTCATAATCAAGATTCACATCCCGATTTCTAAATgtatttggtttttgtgtgtgtgtttgttgtTTGGGGGGGTGTTCATGGGAGTTTCTGGGTTTTACCTGATGGTGATGAAGAgtatgatgaagaagaagtagaaggAGAGGAAGATCTCTTTGGAACCCCATTTGGGTAATAACTATAACTGATGAAGCATTTATGCAAATAAACTTGCCCTGAAATTGAGCTTCCGCATTCAACCTGAGCTTTCTGCACAGCATGTTTCACACACTCACCACAATCTGAATCCCCTAAATCTCCTTCACATTGTGCCAATACATATAGAGATTGATAGTTAGTAGTGTAGAATCCATGGCCACTCACTACTCCATTCTCCAACACAGACAAACCCGTATCCCTCCTCTCCTCAAACCCACTTCCAGCAATGTTCGTAGCACCACAAGTTTTATACAACATCTCAAACCCTGAAATCTGAACAAACCCAGGAAACTCGTACAGCAAATAACACCCTGAGAGCTTAACTCTAGCGGCAATAGTTCTGCCACAAAGACTATCAGCCAATTGAGGAAGCTTACTTACACAGTTATAGCAATCGGAGTTGCTGAGATCCCCTCGGCATTGGAAGAGACCGGTGATGGCGGTCTGGGTGGTGCCGGAGGTGGTTTTGAAGAACTTTGAGCCTTTGGCAGATTGTGAAACTAAAGAACCAAACAGAGCAGCCAAAGCTTGTGAGTAAACGCCATTTGGATCTGAGAATCCTTGTTTAGCACAGCCCTTGTAGACCAATGTAGTGTAATCAGAACCAGATTCAACCAAACAAGCGacaaagaggaagaaagagaagaagaagaagaagaagaagaagaagaagggtttGGAGTAAAAACCCATCTGGGGTCTCGTCTTTAATGCATCATTGGACGATTGGGTTGGACTCGAAAAATGGGTTTTGGTTTAATCTGAAGAAAACTGGAAATGGGGTAGTTTAAAATGGAggttttagttcatttttcattccaaaGCTTAATGTGGAGATGGAGAGAGGGGGGAATCTTTCTTTTGCTGTTCAGTCCCCACTTAagggagggagagagagagagagagagagagagcagtGAGAAACTGAAACTTGGGGAGAAGGGAAAAAGTGGGGGGAAATGCCATTTTTATTGAGATGGTGAAACAGTGAAACCAAAGAGGATTAAAGTAATGAAGTTTTGAAGGAGTCCATGGAGAATGAGAACAAAATGTGGAATTAAAAATACAGAATTTTGGGTGTTTGAGATTAAGAGAGAGCTGTGGTTTTTGGAGGGTAATAAATGGCAAAGGGAATCTGATTGTGGAAAGAGAAAGACAAGAGTGTTTCCTTCCTTAGTTTGACTACTAGTCTACACCACATCCATCTTCATTGCTTCCtcttttgtttaaagaaaaagtgcttttgttcctttttttagtataattgaAAAGCAAATACTTCAACACTTCACAATCACTTTGTTTTCTGCTTTCAAAAATTGTgcatttaaacttttattttatccctaaatttattgtttcatcttttcaaattacaagtcatacttttttaaaattctatctTTATTTCTTAACATTCAATTTACCTATTActtacttttcaaaaatcaacaaattattaaatgaaacttaaactcaaaatctattaaaatagCATCGATTGTTTCCAATTTGAACCCGTAAGATATTCATTCTCCTCGCATGATTTAGTTAAGTTTTATGTGCAACTATACTTAACTTTTAGAAGCATGAACAAAACATGATGCTAGTTGTTGATGATAAGCTTAAATTTC
Coding sequences:
- the LOC101214821 gene encoding plasmodesmata-located protein 2 — encoded protein: MGFYSKPFFFFFFFFFFSFFLFVACLVESGSDYTTLVYKGCAKQGFSDPNGVYSQALAALFGSLVSQSAKGSKFFKTTSGTTQTAITGLFQCRGDLSNSDCYNCVSKLPQLADSLCGRTIAARVKLSGCYLLYEFPGFVQISGFEMLYKTCGATNIAGSGFEERRDTGLSVLENGVVSGHGFYTTNYQSLYVLAQCEGDLGDSDCGECVKHAVQKAQVECGSSISGQVYLHKCFISYSYYPNGVPKRSSSPSTSSSSYSSSPSGMGQNTGKTVAVILGGAAGVGFLVICLLFIRNLKKKHDDY